One genomic segment of Arcobacter lacus includes these proteins:
- a CDS encoding pseudouridine synthase — MSNSYKRVDAHLSSLGYCTRSEAKKFLRMNEICINDNRVYNTSLKAYHDDIKINGEVLDDETLLILLNKPQGYICSHNDSGKLIYSLLPQRYSRRNPKISTIGRLDIDTTGVILLTDDGVLNHKLTSPKKDISKIYEATLEKPLKGDEIEIFASGTLMLNGEEKPLFPAKLEVITPTFVKIEIVEGKYHQVKRMFAAVSNKVIKLHRTKFADFELEDLKEGEFKIIKSK; from the coding sequence ATGTCAAATAGTTATAAAAGAGTAGATGCACACCTATCTAGTTTAGGATATTGTACAAGAAGTGAAGCAAAAAAATTTTTAAGAATGAATGAAATTTGTATAAATGATAATAGAGTTTATAATACTTCATTAAAAGCTTATCATGATGATATTAAAATAAATGGAGAAGTTTTAGATGATGAAACTTTACTTATACTATTAAATAAACCACAAGGTTATATCTGTTCTCATAATGATTCAGGAAAATTGATTTATTCTTTATTGCCTCAAAGATATAGTAGAAGAAATCCAAAAATTTCAACAATAGGAAGATTGGATATTGATACAACAGGAGTTATTCTTTTAACTGATGATGGAGTTTTAAATCACAAATTAACAAGTCCCAAAAAAGATATCTCAAAAATTTATGAAGCAACTTTAGAAAAGCCATTAAAAGGTGATGAAATAGAGATTTTTGCGAGTGGAACTTTGATGTTAAATGGAGAAGAAAAACCTCTTTTTCCTGCAAAGCTGGAAGTTATTACTCCTACTTTTGTAAAGATTGAAATTGTTGAAGGAAAATATCATCAAGTAAAACGAATGTTCGCAGCAGTTTCTAATAAAGTGATAAAACTTCATAGAACAAAATTTGCAGATTTTGAGCTTGAAGACTTAAAAGAGGGTGAATTTAAAATTATAAAATCTAAATAA
- a CDS encoding HAD family hydrolase, translated as MKLIIFDMDGTLINSGFAIANTINYVRENLGFEKLEKDYILENVNDPKINSAEFFYGTKEFTEQQAKLFEEYYNKHCLTDLVIYDGILKLLDDLKSDFTLAVATNANSIYANKMLTHLELNHYFSSILGYNDVKNPKPHPEMVNKLLDIHQIKKQNAQLIGDSHKDIMAATNAGVDSVLVNWGFSNHTKDAIESVSELEKRIKSKFFI; from the coding sequence ATGAAATTGATAATATTTGATATGGATGGAACTCTTATAAATAGTGGATTTGCTATTGCAAATACAATAAATTATGTAAGAGAAAATTTAGGATTTGAAAAATTAGAAAAAGATTATATTTTAGAAAATGTAAATGATCCAAAAATAAACTCTGCAGAATTTTTCTATGGAACAAAAGAGTTTACAGAACAACAAGCAAAACTTTTTGAAGAGTATTATAATAAACACTGTTTAACTGACTTAGTTATTTATGATGGTATATTAAAGCTACTTGATGATTTAAAAAGTGATTTTACTTTAGCAGTTGCAACAAATGCAAATTCAATTTATGCAAACAAAATGTTAACTCATCTTGAATTAAATCACTATTTTTCATCAATTTTAGGTTACAACGATGTAAAAAATCCAAAACCCCATCCTGAAATGGTAAATAAACTTTTAGATATTCATCAAATAAAAAAACAAAATGCACAACTTATTGGTGATTCTCACAAAGATATTATGGCAGCAACAAATGCTGGAGTTGATTCTGTATTGGTTAATTGGGGATTTTCAAATCATACAAAAGATGCTATTGAATCTGTAAGTGAACTTGAAAAAAGAATAAAATCTAAATTTTTTATTTAG
- a CDS encoding sulfite exporter TauE/SafE family protein → METISIITIISIAFLGSFGHCVGMCGGIVIAYSSTKIKNEYSKKTQTFAHLLYSFGRITTYTILGALFGLVGGVVSFDNLTSGILLLITGILMVLVGFSLLGKIKFLTILEHSCSKSPLYQKTFKSLLASDSLFSFYLLGMLNGLLPCGFVYVFAITAASTGSTFWGAFVMFIFGLSTIPALFSLGFFVGLFKQSNLRDLFIKIASILVIIFGVYIAYKGYEYIIDPTKTILNCHI, encoded by the coding sequence ATGGAAACAATTAGCATAATAACTATCATAAGTATTGCTTTTTTAGGATCTTTTGGTCACTGTGTTGGAATGTGTGGAGGAATAGTAATAGCTTATTCAAGTACAAAAATAAAAAATGAATATTCAAAAAAAACTCAAACTTTTGCACATTTATTATACTCGTTTGGAAGAATTACAACTTATACGATTTTAGGAGCTTTATTTGGTCTTGTTGGTGGAGTTGTAAGTTTTGATAATTTAACAAGTGGTATTTTACTATTAATTACAGGTATTTTGATGGTTTTAGTTGGATTTTCACTTCTTGGAAAAATCAAATTTTTAACTATTTTAGAACATAGCTGTTCTAAATCACCACTTTATCAAAAAACTTTTAAATCACTTTTAGCTTCAGATTCTTTATTTAGTTTTTATCTTTTAGGAATGTTAAATGGACTACTTCCTTGTGGTTTTGTGTATGTTTTTGCAATAACAGCAGCTAGTACTGGAAGTACATTTTGGGGTGCTTTTGTAATGTTTATTTTTGGACTTAGTACTATTCCTGCACTTTTTTCTCTTGGATTTTTTGTAGGATTATTTAAACAATCAAATTTAAGAGATTTATTTATCAAAATAGCTTCTATTTTAGTAATAATTTTTGGAGTATATATTGCTTACAAAGGTTATGAATATATTATTGATCCTACAAAAACAATTTTAAATTGTCATATTTAA
- a CDS encoding TonB-dependent receptor plug domain-containing protein has protein sequence MKKISTSLVASFFLATNLFSTDTLETITVTSATKTEQSIKDVTSNIDVITAEEIEERHYTTVVEALNTIPGISFTSNGGIGQTTSVYLRGMDSNKTLVLIDGIRYNDPTGLSGANFAHLMITDIERIEVIKGAQSSIWGADASAGVINIITKKSKEGTFTNISTEYGSYNFKKVNAGVSHKNKKFDVKLNVLRVDTDGFTSISPKGSDIDDFEDDEYKNTSIDLKAGYNFNENNRLSVGHNIIKSKTNYDSILSDASWNTDPIASANSKAKVKSNNSYSNINYENVNSFATTNVYANRSTFERRDDNPSISDFDGSVDEYGIKTTIPYLDNSSFVTVGADYKEYEHENNLKKTYDSKAIYLTNNNKFFNDNTIFTQSLRFDDYDKFDDKTTGKVGIKQYIVDELNISSNYGTGYNVPTIYQLFEPAQDWGWGPSPVGNADLQPEKTKGYDIGVEYKGFSITYFHTKVNNMIGWGNGYENIEGDSKLKGTEIAYKNGITEDIFLNLGYTNLSAKDADDERLLNRPKNKFTFGADYYGIEKFHFNINGEYVGSRKSPGFVDYNENVKTGNYTLWNTVINYEINKNFSAFIKINNIFDKEYQVIDGYATEERSGYLGLKATF, from the coding sequence ATGAAAAAAATATCTACAAGCTTAGTTGCAAGCTTTTTTTTAGCAACAAATCTTTTCTCAACTGATACTTTGGAAACTATTACAGTTACAAGTGCTACAAAAACAGAACAATCAATCAAAGATGTTACTTCAAATATTGATGTTATAACAGCAGAAGAAATTGAAGAAAGACATTATACAACAGTAGTTGAAGCGTTAAACACAATTCCAGGAATAAGTTTTACAAGTAATGGTGGTATAGGACAAACAACATCTGTTTATTTAAGAGGTATGGACTCTAATAAAACTTTAGTTTTAATCGATGGTATAAGATACAACGATCCAACAGGATTAAGTGGAGCAAATTTTGCACATTTAATGATAACTGATATTGAAAGAATCGAAGTTATAAAAGGTGCACAGTCAAGTATTTGGGGAGCAGATGCTAGTGCTGGGGTTATAAATATTATCACAAAAAAATCAAAAGAAGGTACTTTTACAAATATTTCAACAGAATATGGAAGTTATAATTTTAAAAAAGTAAATGCTGGAGTTTCTCATAAAAATAAAAAATTTGATGTAAAACTTAATGTTTTGAGAGTTGATACAGATGGCTTTACATCAATATCACCAAAAGGTAGTGATATTGATGACTTTGAAGATGATGAATATAAAAATACATCAATAGATTTGAAAGCAGGATATAATTTCAATGAAAATAATAGATTGAGTGTAGGGCATAATATAATTAAAAGTAAAACAAATTATGACAGTATTCTTTCTGATGCTAGTTGGAATACCGATCCAATAGCTTCTGCAAATTCAAAAGCAAAAGTAAAATCTAATAATAGTTATAGCAACATAAATTATGAAAATGTAAATAGTTTTGCCACAACAAATGTTTATGCAAATAGATCAACTTTTGAAAGAAGAGATGACAATCCTAGTATATCAGATTTCGATGGTAGTGTTGATGAATATGGTATAAAAACAACAATTCCTTATTTAGATAATAGTTCTTTTGTTACAGTTGGTGCTGATTATAAAGAGTATGAGCATGAAAATAATTTGAAAAAAACTTATGATAGTAAAGCTATTTATCTTACAAATAATAATAAATTTTTTAATGATAATACAATTTTTACACAGTCGTTGAGATTTGATGATTATGATAAATTTGATGACAAAACAACTGGAAAAGTTGGAATTAAACAATATATTGTTGATGAATTAAATATTAGTTCAAATTATGGAACAGGATATAATGTACCTACAATATATCAACTATTTGAGCCTGCACAAGATTGGGGATGGGGACCAAGTCCTGTTGGAAATGCTGATTTACAACCTGAAAAAACAAAGGGGTATGATATAGGAGTTGAATATAAAGGTTTTTCAATAACTTATTTTCATACAAAAGTTAATAATATGATAGGTTGGGGAAATGGATATGAAAATATTGAAGGTGATAGCAAATTAAAAGGTACAGAAATTGCATATAAAAATGGTATTACAGAAGATATTTTTCTAAACTTAGGATATACAAACTTAAGCGCAAAAGATGCTGATGATGAAAGATTACTAAATAGACCAAAAAATAAATTTACATTTGGTGCTGATTATTATGGTATAGAAAAATTTCATTTTAATATAAATGGAGAGTATGTTGGAAGTAGAAAAAGCCCTGGTTTTGTAGATTATAATGAAAATGTTAAAACTGGAAATTATACTTTATGGAATACTGTTATCAATTATGAAATAAATAAAAACTTTTCAGCCTTTATAAAAATTAATAATATATTTGATAAAGAATATCAAGTAATTGATGGTTATGCAACAGAAGAAAGAAGTGGATATTTAGGATTAAAGGCAACTTTCTAA
- a CDS encoding ABC transporter substrate-binding protein — translation MKKLLFIVLFSINLFAETRVITLSPAINEIVFALDEGKNVVANTKFCDFPEESKSIPKIGSYNNISLEKVLKLNPTVVITQNYDDKLNSNLEALNIKVKIYKTQSLSDIKYSIEDLGEYFNKIEKAKKLNQDIDNALKELENIVTNQKILIVFSPQKTLSNDIYVAGNYVYFEDIINASSNQNAYKSNSKAQPVLNTEKIINLNPDIIVLLTPFLENNKNEQENIINLWKSLPINASKNSNIYTIDKLYAGISSHRVSLFIKDFKKILENVRDKKL, via the coding sequence ATGAAAAAACTTCTTTTTATAGTTTTATTTTCTATAAATTTATTTGCTGAGACTAGAGTTATAACTCTAAGTCCAGCAATAAATGAGATAGTATTTGCTTTAGATGAAGGTAAAAATGTAGTTGCAAATACAAAATTTTGTGATTTTCCAGAGGAATCAAAATCTATTCCAAAAATTGGAAGTTATAATAACATCTCTTTGGAAAAAGTATTAAAGTTAAATCCAACAGTTGTAATAACTCAGAATTATGATGATAAGTTAAATTCAAATTTAGAAGCTTTAAATATAAAAGTTAAAATCTATAAAACACAAAGTTTAAGTGATATAAAATATTCTATAGAAGATTTAGGAGAGTATTTTAATAAAATAGAAAAAGCAAAAAAATTAAATCAAGACATAGATAATGCATTAAAAGAGTTAGAAAATATAGTAACGAATCAAAAAATTCTAATAGTTTTTAGTCCTCAAAAAACATTATCAAATGATATATATGTTGCAGGAAATTATGTTTATTTTGAAGATATCATAAATGCAAGTTCAAATCAAAATGCCTATAAATCAAACTCAAAAGCACAACCAGTTTTAAATACAGAAAAAATTATAAATCTAAATCCTGATATAATAGTTTTATTAACTCCATTTTTAGAAAACAATAAAAATGAGCAAGAAAATATTATAAATTTGTGGAAAAGTTTACCTATAAATGCAAGTAAAAATAGTAATATTTATACAATTGATAAGCTTTATGCAGGAATTTCTAGCCATAGAGTATCACTGTTTATAAAAGATTTTAAAAAGATTTTGGAAAATGTTAGAGATAAAAAATTATAG
- a CDS encoding ATP-binding cassette domain-containing protein, with amino-acid sequence MLEIKNYSNSILKDISFFLNSDENLLILGENGAGKSTLAKVLSNLISNNSVKIFGKNLSKISSFKRAEYINYIPPKLFIFDEYMTVKEFLENSFIKSVDINKLENTINLLKLKDLENRYCTLLSSGEKQLLLMASAILHNAKITIFDELTANLDLKRLKEVYGIFNSNSLQQKIIITHNLDLAYALKYKVLFIKSGKIEFLGSCEEFFTDKNLLKFYNNSIKKIQNHLVVDL; translated from the coding sequence ATGTTAGAGATAAAAAATTATAGTAATTCAATTTTAAAAGATATATCATTTTTTTTAAATAGTGATGAAAATTTGCTAATTTTAGGTGAAAATGGAGCAGGAAAATCAACTTTAGCAAAGGTTTTATCAAATCTTATTTCAAACAATAGTGTTAAAATATTTGGAAAAAATTTATCAAAAATAAGTAGTTTTAAAAGGGCAGAATATATAAATTATATTCCACCAAAACTTTTTATTTTTGATGAATATATGACAGTAAAAGAGTTTTTAGAAAATTCTTTTATAAAAAGTGTGGATATTAATAAGCTTGAAAATACTATAAACCTATTAAAATTAAAAGATTTAGAAAATAGATATTGTACTCTTTTAAGTTCAGGTGAAAAGCAACTTTTATTAATGGCTAGTGCAATTTTGCATAATGCAAAGATAACAATTTTTGATGAATTGACTGCAAATCTAGACTTAAAAAGATTAAAAGAAGTATATGGTATTTTTAACTCAAATTCCTTACAACAAAAAATTATTATAACTCATAATCTTGATTTAGCTTATGCTTTAAAATACAAGGTTTTATTTATAAAAAGTGGTAAAATAGAATTTTTAGGTAGTTGTGAAGAATTCTTTACAGATAAAAATTTACTAAAATTTTATAATAATTCAATCAAAAAGATACAAAATCATTTGGTGGTAGATTTATGA
- a CDS encoding FecCD family ABC transporter permease — protein MKFFLYSLGLIIIFISPFLGETQINIKDIFDFSNSSNIVFWDLRVSRVILAFFVGGILALSGLVFQIIFKNELITPYTLGIASGTTLFTAIGIIFLPTIYLFIPSIFGSIFTILILYIISKIINKTSIGSSTNSILLIGIALSYFYGSALMLVFYMSSLQENYSIVRFTLGSLDVVGFSNSFIIFFVSIVFYLIIYLYKNKIKLLLISNDTAFLKGLNVDKINLTLLIIVSLCVGITISFTGPIGFIGLVIPHIVKIIYKKSAEKLFFPTFFLGGVFLVFSDLISRNLNTDSTLPIGVVTAFIGAPFFIYLLIKRDKKIY, from the coding sequence ATGAAATTTTTTTTATATAGTCTAGGATTAATAATAATTTTTATATCGCCATTTTTAGGTGAAACTCAAATAAATATAAAGGATATATTTGATTTTTCAAACAGTTCAAATATTGTATTTTGGGATTTAAGAGTTTCAAGAGTGATTTTAGCTTTTTTTGTTGGTGGAATTTTAGCTTTAAGTGGACTTGTTTTTCAAATTATTTTTAAAAATGAATTAATAACTCCTTACACTTTAGGAATTGCAAGTGGAACTACGCTTTTTACCGCAATTGGTATAATATTTTTACCAACAATATATTTATTTATTCCTTCAATATTTGGCTCAATTTTTACAATTTTGATTTTATATATTATTTCAAAAATTATAAATAAAACTTCTATTGGAAGCTCTACAAACTCAATATTACTTATTGGAATTGCTTTATCATATTTTTATGGTTCTGCTTTGATGTTAGTTTTTTATATGAGTAGTTTACAAGAAAACTATTCAATAGTTAGATTTACTCTTGGAAGTTTAGATGTAGTTGGTTTTTCTAATAGCTTTATAATCTTTTTTGTAAGTATAGTTTTTTATCTGATAATTTATTTATATAAAAATAAAATCAAACTATTGCTTATTTCAAATGATACAGCATTTTTAAAAGGCTTGAATGTTGATAAAATAAATTTAACTTTGTTAATAATTGTGTCTTTATGTGTTGGTATAACTATTAGTTTTACTGGACCTATTGGCTTTATAGGACTTGTGATTCCTCATATTGTAAAAATAATTTATAAAAAAAGTGCAGAAAAACTTTTTTTCCCAACTTTCTTTTTGGGTGGAGTTTTTTTAGTTTTTAGTGATTTAATTTCAAGAAATTTAAATACAGATTCAACTTTACCTATTGGAGTTGTAACAGCTTTTATTGGAGCACCATTTTTTATATATTTGCTTATCAAAAGAGATAAAAAAATTTATTGA
- a CDS encoding SixA phosphatase family protein has translation MKKLILIRHAKSDWSNPLLEDFLRPLNKRGEKNAPFMAKILEKKDIKPDLIISSPSIRTKQTLEYFIKQLNYKDEVRFEESIYEAPFENLLKVIKNISNNYKIIFLIGHNPGLCDLVNFLLDKHFENIPTCGIVEIDFNAKSWQDISKKNSNLASFEYPKKYQ, from the coding sequence ATGAAAAAATTAATTTTAATTAGACATGCAAAATCTGATTGGTCAAATCCACTTTTAGAAGATTTTTTAAGACCTTTAAATAAACGAGGAGAAAAAAATGCACCTTTTATGGCAAAAATTTTAGAAAAGAAAGATATAAAACCAGATTTAATAATATCGTCACCTTCAATCAGAACAAAACAAACTTTAGAATATTTTATAAAACAGTTAAACTATAAAGATGAGGTAAGATTTGAAGAATCTATTTATGAAGCACCTTTTGAAAATCTTTTAAAAGTTATAAAAAATATATCAAATAACTATAAAATAATATTTTTAATAGGACATAATCCTGGACTTTGTGATTTAGTAAACTTTTTATTAGATAAACATTTTGAAAACATTCCAACTTGTGGAATAGTTGAAATTGATTTTAATGCAAAAAGTTGGCAAGATATATCAAAAAAGAATTCTAATCTTGCCTCTTTCGAATATCCTAAAAAATATCAATAA
- a CDS encoding ABC transporter ATP-binding protein yields the protein MNEKISLKYIFKLLLKNKKSLIFGQIITIFAILISIPIPLLLPLLVDEVLLEKPAFIVNNLKNIGIESILYYIVIITFIVIFLRFAYLILGVITTKIFTKISKYVTFNIRKKLLNHLKIVNMNEYESLGSGSIAANLITDVNTLDNFIVSSSSKLVASTLTLLAVAIVVIKIDLILGLMILFIQPIIMILSKKIVNKTGELKKEENKTIELFQNNINETLDLFGQIKASNKENFFFENSIKKAKDIQIASNEFNYKSVAYERFSFTIFLFAFEIFRGVGLIMVAYSDLSIGLMFAMFGYIWFIMTPIQDILTIQYSLASAKAAINRINKILDLECEKTGKISLDKNSKKVDISIRNLSFSYKKDKETLKDISFDIKSGEKIAIIGSSGSGKTTISQIISGFYAKTSGDILYNNISVDEIDKHSLRDNIFLVLQMPILFNNTLRFNITMGDDSISDEKIYEALKIAQLYDTVINMSEKLDTIVGKYGIRLSGGQRQRLSISRMIIANPNVIIFDESTSALDVHTETKLFSDLEKFLEDKTVITIAHRLSTVKNASYVYVLEDGKLVQQGTHKELEQKEGHYLEFVKQQLI from the coding sequence ATGAATGAGAAAATATCTTTAAAATATATATTTAAACTTTTACTAAAAAATAAAAAATCACTTATATTTGGACAAATAATAACAATATTTGCTATTTTGATAAGTATTCCAATTCCCCTACTTTTACCTTTACTTGTAGATGAAGTTCTACTTGAAAAACCAGCTTTTATAGTAAATAATTTAAAAAATATAGGAATAGAATCTATATTATATTATATTGTAATCATAACTTTTATAGTTATATTTTTAAGATTTGCATATTTAATTTTAGGTGTAATTACAACAAAAATATTTACAAAAATTTCAAAATATGTAACTTTCAATATACGAAAAAAACTTTTAAATCATCTAAAAATAGTAAATATGAATGAATATGAAAGTTTAGGAAGTGGTAGTATTGCTGCAAATTTAATAACGGATGTTAATACTTTAGATAATTTTATAGTTTCAAGTTCAAGTAAACTTGTGGCTTCAACACTAACATTATTAGCTGTTGCTATTGTTGTTATAAAAATAGATTTGATTTTAGGATTAATGATTTTATTTATTCAACCAATTATTATGATTTTATCAAAAAAAATTGTAAATAAAACAGGAGAATTAAAAAAAGAAGAAAATAAAACAATAGAACTATTTCAAAATAATATAAATGAAACTTTGGATCTTTTTGGGCAAATAAAAGCAAGTAATAAAGAGAATTTCTTTTTTGAAAACTCTATAAAAAAAGCAAAAGATATTCAAATAGCTTCAAATGAGTTCAACTATAAAAGTGTAGCTTACGAAAGATTTTCTTTTACTATTTTTTTATTTGCTTTTGAAATATTTAGAGGGGTTGGTTTGATTATGGTTGCATACAGTGATTTATCAATTGGTTTAATGTTTGCAATGTTTGGATATATTTGGTTTATTATGACTCCAATTCAAGATATATTAACTATTCAATACTCACTTGCAAGTGCAAAAGCTGCTATAAATAGAATAAATAAGATTTTAGATTTAGAGTGTGAAAAAACTGGAAAAATATCGCTTGATAAAAATAGTAAAAAAGTAGATATTTCTATAAGAAACTTATCTTTTTCATATAAAAAAGATAAAGAAACTTTAAAAGATATCTCTTTTGATATAAAAAGTGGTGAAAAAATAGCAATAATTGGTTCAAGTGGGAGTGGAAAAACTACAATTTCACAAATAATTTCAGGATTTTATGCAAAAACAAGTGGAGATATTTTATATAACAATATAAGTGTTGATGAGATAGATAAACATAGTTTAAGAGATAATATTTTTTTAGTTTTACAAATGCCTATATTATTTAATAATACTTTACGATTTAATATCACTATGGGAGATGATAGTATAAGTGATGAAAAAATATATGAAGCTTTAAAAATAGCACAACTTTATGATACAGTTATTAATATGAGTGAAAAACTTGATACTATTGTTGGAAAATATGGAATTAGATTAAGTGGAGGTCAACGACAAAGATTATCTATTTCAAGAATGATAATAGCAAATCCAAATGTAATAATATTTGATGAATCAACTTCTGCACTTGATGTTCATACAGAAACAAAACTTTTTAGCGATTTAGAAAAGTTTTTAGAAGATAAAACTGTTATTACAATAGCTCATAGATTAAGTACAGTTAAAAATGCTTCTTATGTTTATGTACTTGAAGATGGAAAATTAGTTCAACAAGGAACTCATAAAGAGTTAGAACAAAAAGAAGGTCATTACTTAGAGTTTGTAAAACAACAATTAATTTAA
- a CDS encoding DUF1104 domain-containing protein, which produces MKKIFLVGLLVAGFAFAKENYSEMSTQELIEIIGFVDEKDKSAFQKELDFRIPKMTVNEKTQYEKRLNEDKNPQEKQVDDEE; this is translated from the coding sequence ATGAAAAAGATTTTTCTTGTGGGGTTATTGGTTGCTGGTTTTGCTTTTGCAAAAGAAAATTATTCAGAAATGAGTACGCAAGAGTTAATAGAAATTATTGGTTTTGTAGATGAAAAAGACAAAAGTGCTTTTCAAAAAGAGTTGGATTTTAGGATTCCTAAAATGACTGTAAATGAAAAAACGCAATATGAAAAAAGATTAAATGAAGACAAAAACCCCCAAGAGAAGCAAGTAGATGATGAAGAGTAA
- a CDS encoding response regulator transcription factor gives MKSKILLLEDDCNLSETVSEYLIDEGFDVTCVYDGDEAIESIYEHNYDLLLLDVNVPNKNGFDVLKEVRVQNDTVPAIFITSLNSVDSLEEGFSSGCDDYIRKPFALKELLIRIQTLLKREFVKKDEIVITPNISFNVISNELKCDGEEIKLNLKELKLLKILLQHPNELLPHDKIYSYVWEYDEEYSDNSLRTYIKNLRKILGSEKIVSVKKLGYRFNQE, from the coding sequence ATGAAGAGTAAAATTTTATTACTGGAAGATGATTGTAACTTAAGTGAAACAGTAAGTGAATATTTAATAGATGAAGGTTTTGATGTAACTTGTGTTTATGATGGTGATGAAGCAATCGAATCAATTTATGAACATAATTATGATTTACTTCTACTTGATGTAAATGTTCCAAATAAAAATGGTTTTGATGTTTTAAAAGAAGTTAGAGTTCAAAATGATACAGTTCCAGCTATTTTTATAACATCTTTAAACTCTGTAGATTCACTTGAAGAAGGATTTTCTAGTGGTTGTGACGATTATATTAGAAAACCTTTTGCTTTAAAAGAGCTTTTAATTCGTATTCAAACTTTACTAAAAAGAGAGTTTGTAAAAAAAGATGAAATAGTTATTACTCCAAATATAAGTTTTAATGTAATTTCAAATGAATTAAAGTGTGATGGTGAAGAGATTAAACTTAATTTAAAAGAGTTAAAACTTTTAAAGATACTTTTACAACATCCAAATGAACTTTTGCCACATGATAAAATATATAGTTATGTTTGGGAATATGACGAAGAGTATAGTGATAACTCTTTAAGAACTTATATTAAAAATCTTAGAAAAATATTAGGAAGTGAAAAAATTGTTAGCGTTAAGAAACTTGGATATAGATTTAACCAAGAGTGA